Proteins encoded within one genomic window of Pongo pygmaeus isolate AG05252 chromosome 18, NHGRI_mPonPyg2-v2.0_pri, whole genome shotgun sequence:
- the BCAR1 gene encoding breast cancer anti-estrogen resistance protein 1 isoform X6, producing the protein MSVPNVLAKALYDNVAESPDELSFRKGDIMTVLEQDTQGLDGWWLCSLHGRQGIVPGNRLKILVGMYDKKPAGPGPGPPATPAQPQPGLHAPAPPATQYTPMLPNTYQPQPDSVYLVPTPSKAQQGLYQVPGPSPQFQSPPAKQTSTFSKQTPHHPFPSPATDLYQVPPGPGGPAQDIYQVPPSAGMGHDIYQVPPSMDTRSWEGTKAPAKVVVPTRVGQGYVYEAAQPEQDEYDIPRHLLAPGPQDIYDVPPVRGLLPSQYGQEVYDTPPMAVKGPNGRDPLLEVYDVPPSVEKGLPPSNHHAVYDVPPSVSKDVPDGPLLREETYDVPPAFAKAKPFDPARTPLVLAAPPPDSPPAEDVYDVPPPAPDLYDVPPGLRRPGPGTLYDVPRERLLPPEVADGGVVDSGVYAVPPPAEREAPVEGKRLSASSTGSTRSSQSASSLEVAGPGREPLELEVAVEALARLQQGVSVTVAHLLDLAGSAGGTGSWRSPSEPQELLVQDLQAAVAAVQGAVQELLEFARSAVGNAAHTSDRALHAKLSRQLQKMEDVHQTLVAHGQALDAGRGGSGATPEDLDRLVACSRAVPEDAKQLASFLHGNASLLFRRTKAPAPGPEGGGTLHPNPTDKTSSIQSRPLPSPPKFTSQDSPDGQYENSEGGWMEDYDYVHLQGKEEFEKTQKELLEKGSITRQGKSQLELQQLKQFERLEQEVSRPIDHDLANWTPAQPLAPGRTGSLGPSDRQLLLFYLEQCEANLTTLTNAVDAFFTAVATNQPPKIFVAHSKFVILSAHKLVFIGDTLSRQAKAADVRSQVTHYSNLLCDLLRGIVATTKAAALQYPSPSAAQDMVERVKELGHSTQQFRRVLGQLAAA; encoded by the exons ATGTCCGTGCCG AACGTGCTGGCCAAAGCCCTCTATGACAATGTGGCCGAGTCCCCGGATGAGCTCTCCTTCCGCAAGGGCGACATCATGACGGTGCTGGAGCAGGACACGCAGGGCCTGGACGGCTGGTGGCTCTGCTCGCTGCACGGGCGCCAGGGCATCGTGCCTGGGAACCGCCTCAAGATCTTGGTGGGCATGTATGATAAGAAGCCAGCAGGGCCTGGCCCCGGCCCTCCCGCCACCCCGGCCCAGCCTCAGCCTGGCCTCCATGCCCCAGCGCCTCCGGCCACCCAGTACACGCCCATGCTCCCCAACACCTACCAGCCCCAGCCCGACAGCGTCTACCTGGTGCCCACTCCCAGCAAGGCTCAGCAAGGCCTCTACCAAGTCCCGGGTCCCAGCCCTCAGTTCCAGTCGCCCCCAGCCAAGCAGACATCCACCTTCTCGAAGCAGACGCCCCATCACCCGTTTCCTAGCCCGGCCACAGACCTGTACCAGGTGCCCCCAGGGCCTGGAGGCCCTGCCCAGGATATTTACCAGGTGCCACCTTCTGCCGGGATGGGGCATGACATCTACCAGGTCCCCCCGTCCATGGACACACGCAGCTGGGAGGGCACGAAGGCCCCGGCAAAG GTGGTGGTGCCCACCCGCGTGGGGCAGGGCTATGTATACGAGGCCGCCCAGCCGGAGCAGGACGAGTACGACATCCCGCGACACCTGCTGGCCCCAGGGCCACAGGACATCTATGATGTGCCCCCGGTTCGGGGGCTGCTTCCCAGCCAGTATGGCCAGGAG GTGTATGACACACCCCCCATGGCTGTCAAGGGTCCCAATGGCCGAGACCCATTGCTGGAGGTGTATGACGTGCCCCCCAGCGTGGAGAAGGGCCTGCCACCATCCAACCACCACGCG GTCTACGACGTTCCTCCATCAGTGAGCAAGGATGTGCCTGACGGCCCACTGCTGCGTGAGGAGACCTACGACGTGCCCCCCGCCTTCGCCAAGGCCAAGCCCTTTGACCCGGCCCGCACCCCACTGGTCCTGGCTGCGCCCCCTCCAGACTCCCCGCCAGCCGAGGATGTGTATGACGTGCCTCCCCCGGCTCCTGACCTCTACGACGTGCCCCCTGGCTTGCGGCGGCCTGGCCCAGGCACCCTGTACGATGTGCCCCGTGAACGGCTGCTTCCTCCTGAGGTGGCTGATGGTGGCGTGGTCGACAGTGGTGTGTATGCGGTGCCTCCCCCAGCTGAACGTGAAGCCCCGGTGGAGGGCAAGCGCCTGTCGGCCTCCAGCACCGGCAGCACACGCAGCAGCCAGTCCGCGTCCTCCTTGGAGGTGGCAGGGCCGGGCCGGGAACCCCTGGAGCTGGAAGTTGCCGTGGAGGCCCTGGCACGGCTGCAGCAGGGTGTGAGCGTCACCGTTGCCCACCTTCTGGACCTGGCAGGCAGCGCCGGTGGGACTGGGAGCTGGCGTAGCCCCTCTGAGCCACAGGAGCTGCTGGTGCAGGACCTGCAGGCTGCTGTGGCCGCAGTCCAGGGTGCCGTCCAAGAGCTGTTAGAGTTTGCCCGCAGCGCCGTGGGCAATGCTGCCCACACATCTGACCGTGCCCTGCATGCCAAGCTTAGCCGGCAACTGCAGAAGATGGAGGACGTGCACCAGACGCTGGTGGCACATGGTCAGGCCCTCGACGCTGGCCGGGGAGGCTCTGGAGCCACCCCTGAGGACCTGGACCGGCTGGTGGCCTGCTCGCGGGCTGTGCCCGAGGACGCCAAGCAGCTGGCCTCCTTCCTGCACGGCAATGCCTCATTGCTCTTCAGACGGACCAAGGCCCCTGCCCCGGGGCCTGAGGGGGGTGGCACCCTGCATCCCAACCCCACTGACAAGACCAGCAGCATCCAGTCACGGCCCCTGCCCTCACCCCCTAAGTTCACCTCCCAGGACTCGCCAGATGGGCAGTACGAGAACAGCGAGGGGGGCTGGATGGAGGACTATGACTACGTCCACCTGCAG GGGAAGGAGGAGTTTGAGAAGACCCAGAAGGAGCTGCTGGAAAAGGGCAGCATCACGCGGCAGGGCAAGAGccagctggagctgcagcag CTGAAGCAGTTTGAACGACTGGAACAGGAGGTGTCGCGGCCCATAGACCACGACCTGGCCAACTGGACACCAGCCCAACCCCTGGCTCCGGGGCGAACAGGCAGCCTGGGGCCCTCGGACCGGCAGCTGCTGCTCTTCTACCTAGAGCAGTGTGAGGCCAACCTGACCACACTGACCAACGCCGTGGACGCCTTCTTCACCGCCGTGGCCACCAACCAGCCGCCCAAGATCTTCGTGGCACACAGCAAGTTCGTCATCCTCAGCGCCCACAAGCTGGTGTTCATCGGGGACACACTGTCACGGCAGGCCAAGGCTGCTGACGTGCGCAGCCAGGTGACCCACTACAGCAACCTGCTGTGCGACCTCCTGCGCGGCATCGTGGCCACCACCaaggctgctgccttgcagtacCCATCGCCTTCCGCTGCCCAGGACATGGTGGAGAGGGTCAAGGAGCTGGGCCACAGCACCCAGCAGTTCCGCCGCGTCCTAGGCCAGCTGGCAGCCGCCTGA
- the BCAR1 gene encoding breast cancer anti-estrogen resistance protein 1 isoform X1 → MNHLNVLAKALYDNVAESPDELSFRKGDIMTVLEQDTQGLDGWWLCSLHGRQGIVPGNRLKILVGMYDKKPAGPGPGPPATPAQPQPGLHAPAPPATQYTPMLPNTYQPQPDSVYLVPTPSKAQQGLYQVPGPSPQFQSPPAKQTSTFSKQTPHHPFPSPATDLYQVPPGPGGPAQDIYQVPPSAGMGHDIYQVPPSMDTRSWEGTKAPAKVVVPTRVGQGYVYEAAQPEQDEYDIPRHLLAPGPQDIYDVPPVRGLLPSQYGQEVYDTPPMAVKGPNGRDPLLEVYDVPPSVEKGLPPSNHHAVYDVPPSVSKDVPDGPLLREETYDVPPAFAKAKPFDPARTPLVLAAPPPDSPPAEDVYDVPPPAPDLYDVPPGLRRPGPGTLYDVPRERLLPPEVADGGVVDSGVYAVPPPAEREAPVEGKRLSASSTGSTRSSQSASSLEVAGPGREPLELEVAVEALARLQQGVSVTVAHLLDLAGSAGGTGSWRSPSEPQELLVQDLQAAVAAVQGAVQELLEFARSAVGNAAHTSDRALHAKLSRQLQKMEDVHQTLVAHGQALDAGRGGSGATPEDLDRLVACSRAVPEDAKQLASFLHGNASLLFRRTKAPAPGPEGGGTLHPNPTDKTSSIQSRPLPSPPKFTSQDSPDGQYENSEGGWMEDYDYVHLQGWPVLLAQKRTGLSAAPVSPLQGKEEFEKTQKELLEKGSITRQGKSQLELQQLKQFERLEQEVSRPIDHDLANWTPAQPLAPGRTGSLGPSDRQLLLFYLEQCEANLTTLTNAVDAFFTAVATNQPPKIFVAHSKFVILSAHKLVFIGDTLSRQAKAADVRSQVTHYSNLLCDLLRGIVATTKAAALQYPSPSAAQDMVERVKELGHSTQQFRRVLGQLAAA, encoded by the exons ATGAACCACCTG AACGTGCTGGCCAAAGCCCTCTATGACAATGTGGCCGAGTCCCCGGATGAGCTCTCCTTCCGCAAGGGCGACATCATGACGGTGCTGGAGCAGGACACGCAGGGCCTGGACGGCTGGTGGCTCTGCTCGCTGCACGGGCGCCAGGGCATCGTGCCTGGGAACCGCCTCAAGATCTTGGTGGGCATGTATGATAAGAAGCCAGCAGGGCCTGGCCCCGGCCCTCCCGCCACCCCGGCCCAGCCTCAGCCTGGCCTCCATGCCCCAGCGCCTCCGGCCACCCAGTACACGCCCATGCTCCCCAACACCTACCAGCCCCAGCCCGACAGCGTCTACCTGGTGCCCACTCCCAGCAAGGCTCAGCAAGGCCTCTACCAAGTCCCGGGTCCCAGCCCTCAGTTCCAGTCGCCCCCAGCCAAGCAGACATCCACCTTCTCGAAGCAGACGCCCCATCACCCGTTTCCTAGCCCGGCCACAGACCTGTACCAGGTGCCCCCAGGGCCTGGAGGCCCTGCCCAGGATATTTACCAGGTGCCACCTTCTGCCGGGATGGGGCATGACATCTACCAGGTCCCCCCGTCCATGGACACACGCAGCTGGGAGGGCACGAAGGCCCCGGCAAAG GTGGTGGTGCCCACCCGCGTGGGGCAGGGCTATGTATACGAGGCCGCCCAGCCGGAGCAGGACGAGTACGACATCCCGCGACACCTGCTGGCCCCAGGGCCACAGGACATCTATGATGTGCCCCCGGTTCGGGGGCTGCTTCCCAGCCAGTATGGCCAGGAG GTGTATGACACACCCCCCATGGCTGTCAAGGGTCCCAATGGCCGAGACCCATTGCTGGAGGTGTATGACGTGCCCCCCAGCGTGGAGAAGGGCCTGCCACCATCCAACCACCACGCG GTCTACGACGTTCCTCCATCAGTGAGCAAGGATGTGCCTGACGGCCCACTGCTGCGTGAGGAGACCTACGACGTGCCCCCCGCCTTCGCCAAGGCCAAGCCCTTTGACCCGGCCCGCACCCCACTGGTCCTGGCTGCGCCCCCTCCAGACTCCCCGCCAGCCGAGGATGTGTATGACGTGCCTCCCCCGGCTCCTGACCTCTACGACGTGCCCCCTGGCTTGCGGCGGCCTGGCCCAGGCACCCTGTACGATGTGCCCCGTGAACGGCTGCTTCCTCCTGAGGTGGCTGATGGTGGCGTGGTCGACAGTGGTGTGTATGCGGTGCCTCCCCCAGCTGAACGTGAAGCCCCGGTGGAGGGCAAGCGCCTGTCGGCCTCCAGCACCGGCAGCACACGCAGCAGCCAGTCCGCGTCCTCCTTGGAGGTGGCAGGGCCGGGCCGGGAACCCCTGGAGCTGGAAGTTGCCGTGGAGGCCCTGGCACGGCTGCAGCAGGGTGTGAGCGTCACCGTTGCCCACCTTCTGGACCTGGCAGGCAGCGCCGGTGGGACTGGGAGCTGGCGTAGCCCCTCTGAGCCACAGGAGCTGCTGGTGCAGGACCTGCAGGCTGCTGTGGCCGCAGTCCAGGGTGCCGTCCAAGAGCTGTTAGAGTTTGCCCGCAGCGCCGTGGGCAATGCTGCCCACACATCTGACCGTGCCCTGCATGCCAAGCTTAGCCGGCAACTGCAGAAGATGGAGGACGTGCACCAGACGCTGGTGGCACATGGTCAGGCCCTCGACGCTGGCCGGGGAGGCTCTGGAGCCACCCCTGAGGACCTGGACCGGCTGGTGGCCTGCTCGCGGGCTGTGCCCGAGGACGCCAAGCAGCTGGCCTCCTTCCTGCACGGCAATGCCTCATTGCTCTTCAGACGGACCAAGGCCCCTGCCCCGGGGCCTGAGGGGGGTGGCACCCTGCATCCCAACCCCACTGACAAGACCAGCAGCATCCAGTCACGGCCCCTGCCCTCACCCCCTAAGTTCACCTCCCAGGACTCGCCAGATGGGCAGTACGAGAACAGCGAGGGGGGCTGGATGGAGGACTATGACTACGTCCACCTGCAG GGCTGGCCTGTGCTTCTGGCTCAGAAGAGAACTGGCCTCAGCGCAGCCCCTGTCTCTCCCCTCCAGGGGAAGGAGGAGTTTGAGAAGACCCAGAAGGAGCTGCTGGAAAAGGGCAGCATCACGCGGCAGGGCAAGAGccagctggagctgcagcag CTGAAGCAGTTTGAACGACTGGAACAGGAGGTGTCGCGGCCCATAGACCACGACCTGGCCAACTGGACACCAGCCCAACCCCTGGCTCCGGGGCGAACAGGCAGCCTGGGGCCCTCGGACCGGCAGCTGCTGCTCTTCTACCTAGAGCAGTGTGAGGCCAACCTGACCACACTGACCAACGCCGTGGACGCCTTCTTCACCGCCGTGGCCACCAACCAGCCGCCCAAGATCTTCGTGGCACACAGCAAGTTCGTCATCCTCAGCGCCCACAAGCTGGTGTTCATCGGGGACACACTGTCACGGCAGGCCAAGGCTGCTGACGTGCGCAGCCAGGTGACCCACTACAGCAACCTGCTGTGCGACCTCCTGCGCGGCATCGTGGCCACCACCaaggctgctgccttgcagtacCCATCGCCTTCCGCTGCCCAGGACATGGTGGAGAGGGTCAAGGAGCTGGGCCACAGCACCCAGCAGTTCCGCCGCGTCCTAGGCCAGCTGGCAGCCGCCTGA
- the BCAR1 gene encoding breast cancer anti-estrogen resistance protein 1 isoform X2 — protein sequence MNHLNVLAKALYDNVAESPDELSFRKGDIMTVLEQDTQGLDGWWLCSLHGRQGIVPGNRLKILVGMYDKKPAGPGPGPPATPAQPQPGLHAPAPPATQYTPMLPNTYQPQPDSVYLVPTPSKAQQGLYQVPGPSPQFQSPPAKQTSTFSKQTPHHPFPSPATDLYQVPPGPGGPAQDIYQVPPSAGMGHDIYQVPPSMDTRSWEGTKAPAKVVVPTRVGQGYVYEAAQPEQDEYDIPRHLLAPGPQDIYDVPPVRGLLPSQYGQEVYDTPPMAVKGPNGRDPLLEVYDVPPSVEKGLPPSNHHAVYDVPPSVSKDVPDGPLLREETYDVPPAFAKAKPFDPARTPLVLAAPPPDSPPAEDVYDVPPPAPDLYDVPPGLRRPGPGTLYDVPRERLLPPEVADGGVVDSGVYAVPPPAEREAPVEGKRLSASSTGSTRSSQSASSLEVAGPGREPLELEVAVEALARLQQGVSVTVAHLLDLAGSAGGTGSWRSPSEPQELLVQDLQAAVAAVQGAVQELLEFARSAVGNAAHTSDRALHAKLSRQLQKMEDVHQTLVAHGQALDAGRGGSGATPEDLDRLVACSRAVPEDAKQLASFLHGNASLLFRRTKAPAPGPEGGGTLHPNPTDKTSSIQSRPLPSPPKFTSQDSPDGQYENSEGGWMEDYDYVHLQGKEEFEKTQKELLEKGSITRQGKSQLELQQLKQFERLEQEVSRPIDHDLANWTPAQPLAPGRTGSLGPSDRQLLLFYLEQCEANLTTLTNAVDAFFTAVATNQPPKIFVAHSKFVILSAHKLVFIGDTLSRQAKAADVRSQVTHYSNLLCDLLRGIVATTKAAALQYPSPSAAQDMVERVKELGHSTQQFRRVLGQLAAA from the exons ATGAACCACCTG AACGTGCTGGCCAAAGCCCTCTATGACAATGTGGCCGAGTCCCCGGATGAGCTCTCCTTCCGCAAGGGCGACATCATGACGGTGCTGGAGCAGGACACGCAGGGCCTGGACGGCTGGTGGCTCTGCTCGCTGCACGGGCGCCAGGGCATCGTGCCTGGGAACCGCCTCAAGATCTTGGTGGGCATGTATGATAAGAAGCCAGCAGGGCCTGGCCCCGGCCCTCCCGCCACCCCGGCCCAGCCTCAGCCTGGCCTCCATGCCCCAGCGCCTCCGGCCACCCAGTACACGCCCATGCTCCCCAACACCTACCAGCCCCAGCCCGACAGCGTCTACCTGGTGCCCACTCCCAGCAAGGCTCAGCAAGGCCTCTACCAAGTCCCGGGTCCCAGCCCTCAGTTCCAGTCGCCCCCAGCCAAGCAGACATCCACCTTCTCGAAGCAGACGCCCCATCACCCGTTTCCTAGCCCGGCCACAGACCTGTACCAGGTGCCCCCAGGGCCTGGAGGCCCTGCCCAGGATATTTACCAGGTGCCACCTTCTGCCGGGATGGGGCATGACATCTACCAGGTCCCCCCGTCCATGGACACACGCAGCTGGGAGGGCACGAAGGCCCCGGCAAAG GTGGTGGTGCCCACCCGCGTGGGGCAGGGCTATGTATACGAGGCCGCCCAGCCGGAGCAGGACGAGTACGACATCCCGCGACACCTGCTGGCCCCAGGGCCACAGGACATCTATGATGTGCCCCCGGTTCGGGGGCTGCTTCCCAGCCAGTATGGCCAGGAG GTGTATGACACACCCCCCATGGCTGTCAAGGGTCCCAATGGCCGAGACCCATTGCTGGAGGTGTATGACGTGCCCCCCAGCGTGGAGAAGGGCCTGCCACCATCCAACCACCACGCG GTCTACGACGTTCCTCCATCAGTGAGCAAGGATGTGCCTGACGGCCCACTGCTGCGTGAGGAGACCTACGACGTGCCCCCCGCCTTCGCCAAGGCCAAGCCCTTTGACCCGGCCCGCACCCCACTGGTCCTGGCTGCGCCCCCTCCAGACTCCCCGCCAGCCGAGGATGTGTATGACGTGCCTCCCCCGGCTCCTGACCTCTACGACGTGCCCCCTGGCTTGCGGCGGCCTGGCCCAGGCACCCTGTACGATGTGCCCCGTGAACGGCTGCTTCCTCCTGAGGTGGCTGATGGTGGCGTGGTCGACAGTGGTGTGTATGCGGTGCCTCCCCCAGCTGAACGTGAAGCCCCGGTGGAGGGCAAGCGCCTGTCGGCCTCCAGCACCGGCAGCACACGCAGCAGCCAGTCCGCGTCCTCCTTGGAGGTGGCAGGGCCGGGCCGGGAACCCCTGGAGCTGGAAGTTGCCGTGGAGGCCCTGGCACGGCTGCAGCAGGGTGTGAGCGTCACCGTTGCCCACCTTCTGGACCTGGCAGGCAGCGCCGGTGGGACTGGGAGCTGGCGTAGCCCCTCTGAGCCACAGGAGCTGCTGGTGCAGGACCTGCAGGCTGCTGTGGCCGCAGTCCAGGGTGCCGTCCAAGAGCTGTTAGAGTTTGCCCGCAGCGCCGTGGGCAATGCTGCCCACACATCTGACCGTGCCCTGCATGCCAAGCTTAGCCGGCAACTGCAGAAGATGGAGGACGTGCACCAGACGCTGGTGGCACATGGTCAGGCCCTCGACGCTGGCCGGGGAGGCTCTGGAGCCACCCCTGAGGACCTGGACCGGCTGGTGGCCTGCTCGCGGGCTGTGCCCGAGGACGCCAAGCAGCTGGCCTCCTTCCTGCACGGCAATGCCTCATTGCTCTTCAGACGGACCAAGGCCCCTGCCCCGGGGCCTGAGGGGGGTGGCACCCTGCATCCCAACCCCACTGACAAGACCAGCAGCATCCAGTCACGGCCCCTGCCCTCACCCCCTAAGTTCACCTCCCAGGACTCGCCAGATGGGCAGTACGAGAACAGCGAGGGGGGCTGGATGGAGGACTATGACTACGTCCACCTGCAG GGGAAGGAGGAGTTTGAGAAGACCCAGAAGGAGCTGCTGGAAAAGGGCAGCATCACGCGGCAGGGCAAGAGccagctggagctgcagcag CTGAAGCAGTTTGAACGACTGGAACAGGAGGTGTCGCGGCCCATAGACCACGACCTGGCCAACTGGACACCAGCCCAACCCCTGGCTCCGGGGCGAACAGGCAGCCTGGGGCCCTCGGACCGGCAGCTGCTGCTCTTCTACCTAGAGCAGTGTGAGGCCAACCTGACCACACTGACCAACGCCGTGGACGCCTTCTTCACCGCCGTGGCCACCAACCAGCCGCCCAAGATCTTCGTGGCACACAGCAAGTTCGTCATCCTCAGCGCCCACAAGCTGGTGTTCATCGGGGACACACTGTCACGGCAGGCCAAGGCTGCTGACGTGCGCAGCCAGGTGACCCACTACAGCAACCTGCTGTGCGACCTCCTGCGCGGCATCGTGGCCACCACCaaggctgctgccttgcagtacCCATCGCCTTCCGCTGCCCAGGACATGGTGGAGAGGGTCAAGGAGCTGGGCCACAGCACCCAGCAGTTCCGCCGCGTCCTAGGCCAGCTGGCAGCCGCCTGA
- the BCAR1 gene encoding breast cancer anti-estrogen resistance protein 1 isoform X3: MSVPNVLAKALYDNVAESPDELSFRKGDIMTVLEQDTQGLDGWWLCSLHGRQGIVPGNRLKILVGMYDKKPAGPGPGPPATPAQPQPGLHAPAPPATQYTPMLPNTYQPQPDSVYLVPTPSKAQQGLYQVPGPSPQFQSPPAKQTSTFSKQTPHHPFPSPATDLYQVPPGPGGPAQDIYQVPPSAGMGHDIYQVPPSMDTRSWEGTKAPAKVVVPTRVGQGYVYEAAQPEQDEYDIPRHLLAPGPQDIYDVPPVRGLLPSQYGQEVYDTPPMAVKGPNGRDPLLEVYDVPPSVEKGLPPSNHHAVYDVPPSVSKDVPDGPLLREETYDVPPAFAKAKPFDPARTPLVLAAPPPDSPPAEDVYDVPPPAPDLYDVPPGLRRPGPGTLYDVPRERLLPPEVADGGVVDSGVYAVPPPAEREAPVEGKRLSASSTGSTRSSQSASSLEVAGPGREPLELEVAVEALARLQQGVSVTVAHLLDLAGSAGGTGSWRSPSEPQELLVQDLQAAVAAVQGAVQELLEFARSAVGNAAHTSDRALHAKLSRQLQKMEDVHQTLVAHGQALDAGRGGSGATPEDLDRLVACSRAVPEDAKQLASFLHGNASLLFRRTKAPAPGPEGGGTLHPNPTDKTSSIQSRPLPSPPKFTSQDSPDGQYENSEGGWMEDYDYVHLQGWPVLLAQKRTGLSAAPVSPLQGKEEFEKTQKELLEKGSITRQGKSQLELQQLKQFERLEQEVSRPIDHDLANWTPAQPLAPGRTGSLGPSDRQLLLFYLEQCEANLTTLTNAVDAFFTAVATNQPPKIFVAHSKFVILSAHKLVFIGDTLSRQAKAADVRSQVTHYSNLLCDLLRGIVATTKAAALQYPSPSAAQDMVERVKELGHSTQQFRRVLGQLAAA; encoded by the exons ATGTCCGTGCCG AACGTGCTGGCCAAAGCCCTCTATGACAATGTGGCCGAGTCCCCGGATGAGCTCTCCTTCCGCAAGGGCGACATCATGACGGTGCTGGAGCAGGACACGCAGGGCCTGGACGGCTGGTGGCTCTGCTCGCTGCACGGGCGCCAGGGCATCGTGCCTGGGAACCGCCTCAAGATCTTGGTGGGCATGTATGATAAGAAGCCAGCAGGGCCTGGCCCCGGCCCTCCCGCCACCCCGGCCCAGCCTCAGCCTGGCCTCCATGCCCCAGCGCCTCCGGCCACCCAGTACACGCCCATGCTCCCCAACACCTACCAGCCCCAGCCCGACAGCGTCTACCTGGTGCCCACTCCCAGCAAGGCTCAGCAAGGCCTCTACCAAGTCCCGGGTCCCAGCCCTCAGTTCCAGTCGCCCCCAGCCAAGCAGACATCCACCTTCTCGAAGCAGACGCCCCATCACCCGTTTCCTAGCCCGGCCACAGACCTGTACCAGGTGCCCCCAGGGCCTGGAGGCCCTGCCCAGGATATTTACCAGGTGCCACCTTCTGCCGGGATGGGGCATGACATCTACCAGGTCCCCCCGTCCATGGACACACGCAGCTGGGAGGGCACGAAGGCCCCGGCAAAG GTGGTGGTGCCCACCCGCGTGGGGCAGGGCTATGTATACGAGGCCGCCCAGCCGGAGCAGGACGAGTACGACATCCCGCGACACCTGCTGGCCCCAGGGCCACAGGACATCTATGATGTGCCCCCGGTTCGGGGGCTGCTTCCCAGCCAGTATGGCCAGGAG GTGTATGACACACCCCCCATGGCTGTCAAGGGTCCCAATGGCCGAGACCCATTGCTGGAGGTGTATGACGTGCCCCCCAGCGTGGAGAAGGGCCTGCCACCATCCAACCACCACGCG GTCTACGACGTTCCTCCATCAGTGAGCAAGGATGTGCCTGACGGCCCACTGCTGCGTGAGGAGACCTACGACGTGCCCCCCGCCTTCGCCAAGGCCAAGCCCTTTGACCCGGCCCGCACCCCACTGGTCCTGGCTGCGCCCCCTCCAGACTCCCCGCCAGCCGAGGATGTGTATGACGTGCCTCCCCCGGCTCCTGACCTCTACGACGTGCCCCCTGGCTTGCGGCGGCCTGGCCCAGGCACCCTGTACGATGTGCCCCGTGAACGGCTGCTTCCTCCTGAGGTGGCTGATGGTGGCGTGGTCGACAGTGGTGTGTATGCGGTGCCTCCCCCAGCTGAACGTGAAGCCCCGGTGGAGGGCAAGCGCCTGTCGGCCTCCAGCACCGGCAGCACACGCAGCAGCCAGTCCGCGTCCTCCTTGGAGGTGGCAGGGCCGGGCCGGGAACCCCTGGAGCTGGAAGTTGCCGTGGAGGCCCTGGCACGGCTGCAGCAGGGTGTGAGCGTCACCGTTGCCCACCTTCTGGACCTGGCAGGCAGCGCCGGTGGGACTGGGAGCTGGCGTAGCCCCTCTGAGCCACAGGAGCTGCTGGTGCAGGACCTGCAGGCTGCTGTGGCCGCAGTCCAGGGTGCCGTCCAAGAGCTGTTAGAGTTTGCCCGCAGCGCCGTGGGCAATGCTGCCCACACATCTGACCGTGCCCTGCATGCCAAGCTTAGCCGGCAACTGCAGAAGATGGAGGACGTGCACCAGACGCTGGTGGCACATGGTCAGGCCCTCGACGCTGGCCGGGGAGGCTCTGGAGCCACCCCTGAGGACCTGGACCGGCTGGTGGCCTGCTCGCGGGCTGTGCCCGAGGACGCCAAGCAGCTGGCCTCCTTCCTGCACGGCAATGCCTCATTGCTCTTCAGACGGACCAAGGCCCCTGCCCCGGGGCCTGAGGGGGGTGGCACCCTGCATCCCAACCCCACTGACAAGACCAGCAGCATCCAGTCACGGCCCCTGCCCTCACCCCCTAAGTTCACCTCCCAGGACTCGCCAGATGGGCAGTACGAGAACAGCGAGGGGGGCTGGATGGAGGACTATGACTACGTCCACCTGCAG GGCTGGCCTGTGCTTCTGGCTCAGAAGAGAACTGGCCTCAGCGCAGCCCCTGTCTCTCCCCTCCAGGGGAAGGAGGAGTTTGAGAAGACCCAGAAGGAGCTGCTGGAAAAGGGCAGCATCACGCGGCAGGGCAAGAGccagctggagctgcagcag CTGAAGCAGTTTGAACGACTGGAACAGGAGGTGTCGCGGCCCATAGACCACGACCTGGCCAACTGGACACCAGCCCAACCCCTGGCTCCGGGGCGAACAGGCAGCCTGGGGCCCTCGGACCGGCAGCTGCTGCTCTTCTACCTAGAGCAGTGTGAGGCCAACCTGACCACACTGACCAACGCCGTGGACGCCTTCTTCACCGCCGTGGCCACCAACCAGCCGCCCAAGATCTTCGTGGCACACAGCAAGTTCGTCATCCTCAGCGCCCACAAGCTGGTGTTCATCGGGGACACACTGTCACGGCAGGCCAAGGCTGCTGACGTGCGCAGCCAGGTGACCCACTACAGCAACCTGCTGTGCGACCTCCTGCGCGGCATCGTGGCCACCACCaaggctgctgccttgcagtacCCATCGCCTTCCGCTGCCCAGGACATGGTGGAGAGGGTCAAGGAGCTGGGCCACAGCACCCAGCAGTTCCGCCGCGTCCTAGGCCAGCTGGCAGCCGCCTGA